A segment of the Aridibaculum aurantiacum genome:
CAGCGATTGCCTGCTTCGCGAACAGATGATAATGGAATGACCTTCTTTAGCAAAACGTTCTGCAACTGCTTTTCCTATTCCCTTGCTGGCACCGGTTATTACAATGTTCATAATATATTGTTACTGGTAAATGTTTTCGCTCACCAAACGCGAAGTAACTCCTTTTGCCGCTACACCGGCCACTGCTTTCACCTTTCTTTGTCAAGCTTTTGCCATGCTACCAGTAACTTGCAGCCATGGCCTACAAACACCTGTTCTTCGATCTGGATCATACGCTGTGGGATTTTGAGACTAATTCTAAAGAAACGCTCCGCGACCTATTTGGCGAGTATGATCTATACAATTCTGTTACACAAGATTTTGAAGGATTTTACCGTACCTATTCATTTCATAATAAACGCCTGTGGGACAGGTATCACCATGGTTTTATAAAACAAGAAGAACTGAAGTGGAAGCGGATGTGGCATACACTGCTGGAGTATAAAATTGGCGATGAGAAACTTTCTAAAAAACTAAGCGAAGCATATCTGGAAATTTTGCCCAACAAAAAAGGTTTGTTTCCCTACACGATCGAGATACTGGAATACCTGGTAAAAAAGGGTTATGTACTTCATCTTATAACCAATGGTTTTGAGAAAGTGCAGTGGCGAAAACTGGAGAATTCGGGCATAGGTAAATATTTCATCGAAGTCATCACTTCCGAATCCGCTTCCTGCCTGAAGCCACAAAAAGCAATTTT
Coding sequences within it:
- a CDS encoding YjjG family noncanonical pyrimidine nucleotidase encodes the protein MAYKHLFFDLDHTLWDFETNSKETLRDLFGEYDLYNSVTQDFEGFYRTYSFHNKRLWDRYHHGFIKQEELKWKRMWHTLLEYKIGDEKLSKKLSEAYLEILPNKKGLFPYTIEILEYLVKKGYVLHLITNGFEKVQWRKLENSGIGKYFIEVITSESASCLKPQKAIFDFAINRAKCCYEESLMLGDNLDADIQGAINAGMDTVFVNHIQEPTDLKPTYIIHHLKELEQIL